A genome region from Brassica oleracea var. oleracea cultivar TO1000 chromosome C2, BOL, whole genome shotgun sequence includes the following:
- the LOC106326036 gene encoding pathogenesis-related protein PR-1-like: MATGSSTTQVIFFTVSLLIVAFQAVHADYYRPRPPVIPTPYVPKPWVPLPTPSPKPVYRPPYTPRLPVGSIARQFLDPHNAIRSRLGLPPLVWDGKLASYATWWANQRRYDCSMTHSTGSYGENLFWGSGSSWAPGFAVQSWVVEGSSYNYNTNSCDGSGMCGHYTQIVWRDTKRLGCASVVCENGAGVFITCNYDPPGNYVGEKPY; encoded by the exons ATGGCGACCGGTTCATCGACGACCCAAGTCATTTTCTTCACAGTTTCCCTTCTCATTGTCGCTTTCCAAGCAGTCCATGCAGACTATTACCGTCCAAGGCCACCGGTTATCCCTACCCCTTACGTCCCTAAGCCATGGGTCCCACTTCCAACGCCGAGCCCCAAGCCTGTCTATCGCCCTCCTTACACTCCGCGTCTACCAGTTGGCTCCATCGCTAGACAGTTCCTTGACCCACATAACGCTATTCGGTCTAGACTAG GTTTGCCTCCATTGGTTTGGGACGGCAAGCTAGCGAGCTACGCGACATGGTGGGCGAACCAGAGGCGTTACGACTGCTCAATGACCCATTCGACCGGCTCATACGGTGAGAACTTATTCTGGGGAAGTGGATCGAGCTGGGCACCTGGATTCGCGGTGCAGTCATGGGTCGTTGAAGGTAGCTCATACAACTACAACACCAACTCGTGTGACGGAAGTGGGATGTGTGGTCACTACACTCAGATCGTGTGGCGTGACACCAAAAGGCTCGGATGCGCAAGTGTGGTCTGTGAGAATGGTGCAGGAGTTTTCATCACTTGTAACTACGATCCTCCGGGTAACTACGTTGGCGAAAAGCCTTACTAA
- the LOC106325800 gene encoding transcription factor RAX3-like: MGRAPCCDKANVKKGPWSPEEDVKLKDYIDKYGTGGNWIALPQKIGLKRCGKSCRLRWLNYLRPNIKHGGFSEEEDSIILNLYISIGSRWSIIAAQLPGRTDNDIKNYWNTKLKKKLLGRQKQMNRQDSITHSNENNISSNNNNNKSPQNLSNSALERLQLHMQLQNLQSPFSSFYNNPILWPKLHPLLQTTPDQNSKLASQETLHPLGVNFVHQKSHINLAEINNGASPIYSDNVEQALNPANEFQPNFGFSQDLQLDNHNMDLMNRSCGSKEWFQVGNEFGPTNDSSWWSEEVELERKTMSSSSWGSASVLDQTTEGVHILQDYAQMSYHSV; encoded by the exons ATGGGAAGAGCTCCATGCTGCGACAAGGCAAACGTGAAGAAAGGGCCGTGGTCACCTGAAGAAGATGTGAAGCTCAAGGATTATATCGACAAATATGGCACTGGTGGCAACTGGATCGCACTGCCTCAGAAAATTG GGTTGAAGAGATGTGGTAAGAGTTGCAGACTGAGATGGCTTAATTACTTAAGACCAAACATCAAACATGGTGGCTTTTCTGAGGAAGAAGATAGTATCATCTTAAATCTTTACATCAGCATTGGAAGCAG GTGGTCTATAATTGCAGCTCAGCTTCCTGGAAGGACAGACAATGATATCAAGAATTACTGGAACACCAAACTGAAGAAAAAGCTGCTCGGAAGACAGAAACAAATGAATCGTCAAGACTCCATCACCCATTCGAATGAAAACAATATCAGCAGCAACAACAACAACAACAAGAGTCCTCAAAATCTGAGTAACTCGGCTCTAGAGAGGCTTCAACTTCACATGCAGCTTCAGAACTTACAAAGCCCCTTCTCTAGTTTCTACAACAACCCTATCTTGTGGCCCAAGCTTCATCCATTGCTGCAGACTACTCCGGATCAAAACTCTAAGCTAGCATCCCAAGAAACCCTCCACCCTCTAGGAGTTAACTTTGTTCATCAGAAGAGTCATATCAATCTAGCTGAGATCAACAATGGAGCATCTCCTATCTATTCAGACAACGTAGAGCAAGCCCTCAACCCTGCTAATGAATTTCAACCTAATTTCGGTTTTTCGCAGGACCTTCAATTAGATAATCATAACATGGACCTTATGAACAGATCATGTGGTTCTAAAGAATGGTTTCAAGTGGGCAACGAGTTTGGGCCAACGAACGATTCGAGCTGGTGGTCGGAAGAAGTGGAGCTAGAGAGGAAAACAATGTCGTCGAGTTCTTGGGGATCAGCTTCTGTTCTTGATCAGACGACTGAAGGAGTGCATATACTTCAAGACTACGCTCAGATGAGCTACCACAGTGTTTAA